From a single Rutidosis leptorrhynchoides isolate AG116_Rl617_1_P2 chromosome 5, CSIRO_AGI_Rlap_v1, whole genome shotgun sequence genomic region:
- the LOC139849017 gene encoding uncharacterized protein has translation MLLALNTKNKKGFIDGTCKRSDYEKDEVLLNQWDRCNSVVLTWILTSISDELYLGQIFSNNSVTVWQELKETYDKIDGSITFNLHKRINSLTQGGSSVSKYYHKLNTLWKQFDALVKLPECVCTANADFVKHNSVMKLMQFLMGLDEVYQPIRSNLLMTNPLPNVKTAFAVISREESHRNFSGHTVGQKSQSSAFVAKTPNNVNENNNFNRPNNMNNTNQFKRSGIGRGLNANYNCTKCGMIGHTVDRCFEVIGYHPGYIRKPFNHGAPKFTANNNNCGS, from the coding sequence ATGCTTCTTGctttaaatactaaaaataaaaaggGATTTATTGATGGAACTTGTAAAAGAAGTGATTATGAAAAGGATGAAGTTTTGTTAAATCAATGGGATAGATGTAATTCTGTGGTATTAACATGGATACTTACATCTATTTCAGATGAATTGTATTTGGGACAAATCTTTTCTAATAATTCTGTTACTGTCTGGCAAGAACTCaaagaaacttatgataaaattgatGGTTCAATTACATTTAATTTACATAAGCGAATCAATTCATTGACACAAGGAGGTTCTAGTGTTTCTAAATATTATCATAAGCTAAATACTTTGTGGAAACAATTTGATGCTCTTGTTAAGTTGCCTGAATGTGTTTGTACTGCTAATGCTGATTTTGTTAAACATAACAGTGTAATGAAACTTATGCAGTTTCTTATGGGACTTGATGAGGTTTACCAGCCAATAAGAAGTAATCTTCTTATGACTAATCCCCTTCCCAATGTTAAAACTGCTTTTGCAGTTATTTCAAGGGAAGAGTCTCATAGGAATTTTTCTGGACATACTGTTGGTCAAAAGTCTCAAAGTTCTGCTTTTGTTGCTAAGACAcctaataatgttaatgaaaacAACAACTTTAATAGacctaataatatgaataatacaaATCAATTTAAGAGGTCTGGAATTGGAAGGGGTCTTAATGCAAATTATAATTGTACTAAGTGTGGTATGATTGGTCACACTGTGGATAGATGTTTTGAAGTTATTGGATATCATCCTGGCTATATAAGAAAACCATTTAATCATGGTGCTCCAAAATTTACTGCTAATAATAACAATTGTGGTTCTTGA